From one Candidatus Methanoplasma termitum genomic stretch:
- a CDS encoding SEL1-like repeat protein translates to MEILEEMISKAEANDVNSCFKLGQKYAIGDGLDVNEAEAFRWYMKAASLGHTDSEFIIGKCYAEGIAVTKDVDESIMWFSKAALKGYHEAVRELNIIFKETDVPRDKKLFEYHSKKAGEGSPSSMYMLGVFYDLGIGTDWNAEKAFQMFSSSAEKGNIDGEYSTALCILKGNGIARDRNKGASLLKICADKGSERAKCEYARCYEHGIGVPRDMKAAFDIYSKMADAGSPMGQYHLGRCYMDGIAVEKDPIFSNSWFTVAAKNGSIDGEFGLARCYMGGIGVDKNRDEGLKRLKDAAEKGQTDAMIMLGNLYAKGGQVAKSDTASAEWFRKAADMGDPYAEYTTGMNYTDGIGVRKNPKKAAYYFERSANHGNTTACHMIGSAYMSGNGVEKNEKKGFDWCSRSADDGYLKSQFIIAECYAKGRGVKKDPQKAFELHSFLGEKGYGKSQLYVGSYYFDNREVKGNDKKAIEWFTKGAENSNPICQYYLGYCYANGIGVKADEKKALLWYTRAAEKGHTVSKNIVEEYTGNAVVVKGEASPFESYKYAAENNDPEAMFILARYYEEGIGVEKDINEAKKWYNKAASLGHFGAKKAMLRFRNKERLDKV, encoded by the coding sequence ATGGAAATTCTGGAAGAAATGATTTCCAAAGCTGAAGCGAACGATGTAAATTCCTGCTTCAAACTGGGGCAGAAATACGCAATCGGCGACGGCCTGGATGTTAACGAGGCGGAAGCATTCAGATGGTACATGAAGGCCGCATCATTAGGGCACACGGACTCGGAATTCATCATTGGAAAATGCTATGCCGAGGGTATTGCAGTCACAAAAGATGTCGACGAATCCATTATGTGGTTCTCGAAAGCCGCTCTGAAAGGCTACCATGAGGCAGTCAGAGAATTGAACATCATTTTCAAAGAAACAGATGTCCCCAGGGACAAAAAACTTTTTGAATACCATTCAAAGAAGGCCGGGGAAGGTTCTCCCAGCTCAATGTACATGCTTGGTGTGTTCTATGACCTCGGCATCGGCACCGATTGGAATGCGGAAAAGGCGTTCCAAATGTTCTCCTCTTCTGCGGAGAAAGGAAACATCGATGGGGAGTACTCGACCGCACTATGTATTCTCAAAGGCAACGGGATCGCCCGTGACAGAAACAAAGGTGCATCATTGCTGAAAATATGCGCAGACAAAGGCTCTGAAAGAGCAAAATGCGAGTATGCAAGATGCTATGAGCATGGGATAGGCGTTCCGAGGGATATGAAAGCGGCATTTGATATATATTCAAAGATGGCCGATGCGGGATCGCCAATGGGGCAATATCATTTGGGAAGATGCTACATGGACGGCATCGCCGTCGAAAAAGACCCGATCTTCTCGAACAGTTGGTTCACAGTGGCGGCAAAGAACGGCTCTATTGACGGAGAATTCGGGCTTGCCAGATGTTATATGGGCGGGATAGGTGTCGATAAGAACAGGGACGAAGGCCTGAAAAGACTGAAAGACGCCGCAGAGAAAGGGCAGACAGATGCCATGATCATGCTCGGCAACCTCTACGCAAAAGGAGGCCAGGTCGCAAAGAGCGATACCGCTTCGGCGGAATGGTTCAGAAAAGCGGCAGATATGGGCGACCCGTATGCAGAGTATACGACAGGCATGAACTATACCGACGGAATAGGGGTAAGGAAGAATCCGAAGAAAGCAGCGTATTACTTTGAAAGGTCCGCTAATCACGGGAACACCACCGCATGCCACATGATAGGCAGTGCCTATATGTCCGGGAATGGGGTGGAAAAGAACGAGAAAAAAGGATTCGACTGGTGTTCCAGATCTGCGGATGACGGGTATCTAAAATCACAATTCATAATAGCGGAATGCTACGCCAAGGGCAGAGGGGTGAAAAAGGATCCTCAAAAGGCGTTCGAGCTTCATTCATTCCTGGGAGAGAAAGGTTACGGTAAATCCCAGCTCTATGTAGGTTCTTATTATTTTGATAACAGAGAAGTTAAAGGAAACGATAAGAAGGCCATTGAATGGTTCACAAAAGGCGCAGAGAACTCCAACCCGATATGCCAGTACTATTTGGGATACTGTTATGCGAACGGCATCGGCGTGAAAGCCGATGAGAAGAAAGCACTCCTCTGGTATACTCGTGCCGCAGAAAAGGGGCACACAGTGTCAAAGAATATCGTCGAAGAGTACACAGGCAACGCTGTGGTCGTAAAAGGAGAAGCGTCACCATTCGAATCATACAAATATGCGGCAGAGAACAACGATCCAGAAGCGATGTTCATTCTTGCAAGATATTATGAAGAAGGCATCGGTGTTGAGAAAGATATCAACGAGGCGAAAAAGTGGTATAATAAGGCCGCATCGCTTGGACACTTCGGTGCGAAGAAAGCAATGCTCCGTTTCAGGAACAAGGAACGCCTGGACAAGGTCTGA
- a CDS encoding MFS transporter, translating into MKITALFKKDTFADVKSQSSKTPQELKRTLYRYRWVIFIILTTAYFFVYFHRISVGTVGKEIVADVGGTVGLLSTTYFWVYAAMQIPSGLLADHLGPRKAAFIFMMIATVGSFLTFLGTEFWMILLGKIMIAAGMAVIYIPLMKIISVWFGKKDFPQLAGIVVAVGNVGAIAATAPLDILADAVGWRNVFLLLGLVTLTIALLCYAFVRDHPHKMGLPAIEEIEKEEQGTHTTDATNAKISVVKGLITVFMSGRKFWTMAMAYFFVYGSIMVFQSTWATIYFNEVYDFALAASWLILALGIGKILSSAIIGILNGRGIVKSKRTAMFWGTLLFAATWGIIWGFAGEMDNYWFWMAICFVFGFSGGFMTLSYTQVREWYPTAISGTSVSALNFFLFLGAGVFTLITDPIIKASYTLGNFALVWGIMFIATVVALIMIALSVEKKDSDPLVGT; encoded by the coding sequence ATGAAGATTACAGCACTATTCAAAAAAGATACTTTCGCTGACGTAAAAAGTCAAAGCTCAAAAACGCCACAGGAACTGAAAAGGACTCTGTACAGATATCGCTGGGTCATATTCATCATACTTACCACAGCGTACTTCTTTGTCTATTTCCACAGGATCTCCGTCGGCACTGTCGGCAAGGAAATAGTGGCAGATGTCGGCGGTACAGTGGGACTACTGAGCACGACCTATTTTTGGGTATATGCGGCGATGCAGATACCAAGCGGACTGCTCGCAGATCATCTGGGTCCCAGGAAAGCAGCCTTCATATTCATGATGATCGCAACAGTGGGTTCATTCCTGACATTCTTAGGAACAGAATTCTGGATGATCTTATTGGGAAAAATTATGATCGCTGCCGGAATGGCGGTCATTTATATCCCATTGATGAAGATCATTTCTGTCTGGTTTGGAAAGAAGGATTTCCCACAACTCGCTGGTATAGTGGTCGCAGTAGGCAATGTGGGGGCGATAGCTGCAACGGCACCACTGGATATTCTTGCGGACGCAGTGGGTTGGAGAAATGTGTTCCTGCTCCTGGGACTGGTGACCTTGACAATAGCGTTGCTTTGTTATGCGTTCGTTAGGGACCACCCGCATAAAATGGGTCTTCCCGCCATCGAAGAGATAGAAAAAGAGGAGCAGGGAACACATACAACGGATGCAACAAATGCAAAGATCTCTGTGGTCAAAGGACTGATCACCGTTTTTATGAGCGGCAGGAAGTTCTGGACCATGGCAATGGCATACTTCTTTGTCTACGGATCGATAATGGTCTTTCAAAGCACATGGGCAACAATTTACTTCAACGAGGTGTACGATTTCGCTTTGGCGGCATCGTGGCTGATTCTTGCTTTGGGTATAGGAAAGATATTGAGCTCGGCGATAATAGGTATTTTGAATGGGAGAGGCATCGTTAAATCAAAACGTACAGCGATGTTCTGGGGAACTCTGTTGTTCGCAGCCACATGGGGAATAATATGGGGATTCGCAGGAGAAATGGACAACTACTGGTTCTGGATGGCCATATGTTTCGTTTTTGGGTTCTCCGGAGGATTCATGACATTGTCCTACACTCAGGTGAGGGAGTGGTATCCGACAGCGATATCAGGAACGTCGGTGTCTGCGTTGAATTTCTTCCTTTTCCTGGGAGCAGGAGTTTTCACACTGATTACCGATCCGATAATAAAGGCCTCTTACACACTGGGCAACTTCGCCTTGGTTTGGGGGATAATGTTCATTGCGACGGTCGTAGCGCTGATTATGATAGCGCTCTCTGTAGAAAAGAAAGATAGCGACCCCCTTGTTGGGACATAA
- a CDS encoding DUF362 domain-containing protein encodes MPKGTPKVYYTSMHTELEDSLLDKFGRLIDAAGIKSIKMDKKFVAIKMHFGEMGNLAFLRPNYSKVIADKVSEKGGVPFLTDCSTLYPGKRKNAIEHLNTANYNGFNTMSAGCQIVIGDGLKGTNDVEIPINGDYVETAKIGREIYDADVLITLNHFKCHELTGFGGALKNIGMGCASKRGKMELHTSGKPSVDQEECRGCKKCLQACAHSAITVNKKASIDHNICVGCGRCIGMCPFDAISANMDEAMDIICCKIVEYSAALLKDRPNFHVSIIADVSPFCDCHKENDLPIIPNVGMLASFDPVALDKACVDLSQKQPMIVGSRLYVNSKGKRPADIFRCVHPNTKWQSTFEHAEKMKLGSSDYELIEVK; translated from the coding sequence ATGCCCAAGGGAACACCAAAAGTGTATTACACGAGCATGCACACAGAATTAGAGGACAGTCTTTTGGACAAGTTCGGAAGATTGATCGATGCAGCCGGCATAAAAAGCATCAAAATGGATAAAAAGTTCGTCGCAATCAAGATGCACTTCGGCGAAATGGGAAATCTGGCCTTTTTGAGACCGAATTATTCAAAGGTCATTGCCGACAAGGTCTCGGAGAAAGGAGGGGTACCGTTCCTGACGGACTGCAGCACGCTGTATCCGGGGAAGAGGAAGAATGCGATAGAGCATCTCAACACGGCGAACTACAACGGTTTTAACACAATGTCCGCAGGCTGCCAGATAGTTATCGGGGACGGACTGAAAGGAACTAACGATGTTGAAATTCCGATCAACGGCGATTACGTGGAAACCGCAAAGATCGGCCGCGAGATATACGATGCGGACGTTCTGATAACGCTCAATCACTTCAAATGCCATGAACTCACGGGGTTCGGCGGCGCATTAAAGAACATAGGTATGGGCTGCGCATCAAAAAGAGGGAAGATGGAACTCCATACTTCCGGCAAGCCGAGCGTGGACCAGGAGGAATGCAGAGGCTGCAAAAAGTGCCTTCAGGCATGCGCTCATTCCGCAATAACAGTCAACAAAAAAGCATCGATCGACCACAACATCTGCGTCGGGTGCGGAAGATGCATCGGCATGTGCCCCTTTGACGCGATCAGCGCCAATATGGACGAGGCAATGGACATAATCTGCTGTAAGATAGTGGAATACTCCGCAGCACTCTTGAAGGACAGACCCAATTTCCATGTTTCGATAATAGCGGATGTCTCGCCCTTCTGCGATTGTCACAAAGAGAACGATCTTCCGATAATACCGAACGTCGGGATGCTGGCATCCTTCGATCCGGTAGCTTTGGATAAGGCATGCGTAGATCTCTCCCAGAAACAGCCAATGATAGTCGGAAGCAGGCTGTATGTCAATTCCAAAGGAAAGAGGCCGGCCGACATCTTCAGGTGTGTACATCCCAACACAAAATGGCAGTCAACGTTCGAACACGCTGAAAAAATGAAACTCGGTTCATCTGATTATGAGCTCATAGAGGTCAAGTGA
- a CDS encoding S-adenosylmethionine decarboxylase family protein gives MSSKNGNLASDEEIMKRYDKEKKWGLAICIDLGECDHAKVSSKEHITKFAIDLADEIKMKRYGDPIVVFFGAEPKVQGYSLVQLIETSQISGHFAEDTNRAFIDVFSCKGFPAKKTAEYVKKYFGAKKMEFSFCFRDI, from the coding sequence ATGAGTTCTAAGAACGGCAACCTCGCTTCGGACGAGGAGATAATGAAAAGATATGACAAAGAGAAGAAATGGGGGCTTGCCATATGCATCGACCTCGGCGAATGCGATCACGCTAAGGTCTCGTCCAAAGAGCACATTACTAAGTTCGCTATCGACCTTGCCGACGAGATCAAAATGAAGAGGTACGGCGATCCGATAGTCGTATTCTTCGGAGCTGAGCCCAAAGTGCAGGGGTATTCCCTGGTACAGCTGATCGAGACGTCTCAGATCTCTGGACACTTTGCCGAGGACACGAACAGAGCGTTCATAGATGTGTTCTCATGCAAAGGATTCCCAGCGAAAAAGACTGCGGAGTACGTCAAAAAGTACTTCGGCGCAAAGAAGATGGAATTCTCATTCTGCTTCAGGGACATTTAA
- a CDS encoding Ig-like domain-containing protein gives MRKTERLIRKLNKNKKGSIEGLPLQLMIMIIIATIGTAILVGWMGNIDSPKSIGSVEVVSGDIILDGNSTTDGMIEVYVSDQDGNPLSGATVVLSGLGVSDKNGKTAYANTDSKGYAKFDGLCLTLRGADIGFITVNVSMSEYGENNSTRVAVIS, from the coding sequence ATGAGAAAAACAGAACGTCTCATTAGGAAATTGAACAAGAATAAGAAGGGGAGTATCGAGGGGCTGCCGCTGCAGCTGATGATAATGATCATCATTGCGACGATAGGTACCGCCATCCTCGTCGGATGGATGGGGAACATCGATTCTCCGAAGAGCATCGGTTCGGTCGAGGTCGTCTCGGGAGACATAATACTTGACGGCAACAGCACTACCGACGGGATGATAGAAGTATACGTCTCCGATCAGGACGGTAATCCTCTGAGCGGTGCGACGGTCGTGCTTTCAGGCCTCGGAGTAAGCGACAAGAACGGAAAGACCGCATATGCCAACACAGACAGCAAGGGGTACGCAAAGTTCGATGGGTTATGTCTGACGCTGAGGGGCGCCGATATAGGTTTCATTACCGTCAACGTATCGATGTCGGAATATGGTGAGAACAACTCCACAAGGGTGGCGGTGATCTCATAA
- a CDS encoding aminotransferase class V-fold PLP-dependent enzyme: MNMSAVRNDFPTIRKGGGVYLDSACQSLRPDQVIRAVTEYYENYPSCGGRSIHGMSAKVSLVTDEAREKAAGFFGTDDPECYIFTKNCTEGINTVAKGFRFRKGDAVVTTDTEHNSNHAPWTVLSEEIGLKRRYSKARDDGEFDIESFKKVMGKDVKLVSVHHASNVTGCVVPIKEITEIAHDIGAKVLVDGSQAAPHMKTDLKRMDVDYYSLSVHKMLGPSGMGILYGKRECLESLKPLTTGGGTVGMATYERVTSAPIPDKFEAGLQNYSGIAGTKAALEYLTSVGMDKILEHDRDMMRSIFKRVGEIEGLSVIGPNDPDRRCGVFSFNVEGLSPHDVAMMLDKMDNIMIRSGMHCTHPFFVSKGIEGSARASVYLYNNEEDIERFAAALINIAETFGDKK, translated from the coding sequence ATGAACATGTCCGCTGTCAGAAACGATTTTCCTACTATTCGTAAGGGAGGGGGAGTTTACCTGGACAGCGCATGTCAGTCGCTCAGGCCCGACCAGGTGATCAGAGCAGTAACCGAATATTATGAGAATTACCCTTCCTGCGGAGGAAGAAGCATTCACGGAATGTCGGCAAAGGTATCGCTTGTCACCGACGAGGCCAGAGAAAAGGCGGCCGGATTCTTCGGCACAGACGACCCTGAGTGTTATATCTTCACAAAAAACTGTACAGAGGGGATAAACACCGTTGCAAAAGGTTTCAGATTCAGAAAAGGCGATGCGGTTGTTACCACCGACACAGAACACAACTCCAACCATGCCCCATGGACAGTTTTGTCCGAAGAAATAGGGTTAAAGAGAAGGTATTCCAAAGCCCGGGACGATGGGGAGTTCGATATCGAGAGCTTCAAAAAGGTCATGGGGAAGGATGTAAAACTGGTATCTGTGCATCATGCGAGCAATGTCACAGGATGTGTAGTGCCGATCAAAGAAATAACGGAGATAGCTCACGATATCGGTGCAAAGGTCCTTGTGGACGGGTCTCAGGCAGCACCGCACATGAAGACAGACCTGAAGAGAATGGATGTGGATTATTATTCGCTCTCTGTGCATAAGATGCTGGGTCCTTCTGGAATGGGCATATTATACGGGAAAAGAGAATGCCTGGAATCTCTCAAACCGCTGACCACGGGGGGAGGCACGGTCGGCATGGCAACATATGAGCGTGTAACATCCGCGCCGATACCGGACAAATTCGAAGCGGGGCTGCAGAACTATTCCGGCATAGCCGGAACAAAAGCAGCTCTGGAATACCTAACATCGGTGGGAATGGACAAGATCCTTGAACATGACAGAGATATGATGAGATCCATATTCAAAAGGGTCGGCGAAATAGAAGGATTGAGCGTCATAGGGCCGAACGACCCGGACAGAAGATGCGGGGTCTTCTCTTTTAATGTCGAGGGTCTGTCGCCGCATGATGTGGCGATGATGCTGGATAAGATGGACAACATCATGATAAGGTCCGGCATGCACTGTACCCATCCATTCTTTGTATCAAAAGGCATCGAGGGCAGTGCCAGAGCTTCTGTGTATCTTTACAATAACGAGGAAGACATTGAAAGGTTCGCGGCTGCGTTGATAAATATCGCAGAAACATTCGGCGATAAGAAATAA
- a CDS encoding dihydroorotate dehydrogenase, whose product MLTTSVGKLRLERPGMVASGIMDETGPSMVRMLRSGAGAVVTKSIGMEPNKGHPNPTFSEVKGGYINAMGLPNPGIELFGKEMEIAAKAGNIIGSIYGSSPEQFSILAGKMEDYGAAAVELNLSCPHATGYGMELGTDPKVIKTIVSAVKSSVSIPVWTKLTPNTHMIKDLALAVQGANGDAIVAINTVKAMIISPQLGKPILSNKFGGLSGPAIRSIGVRAVFDIKMVVDIPIVGVGGISDWKDAAQYLMAGACAFQIGSAIGMKGIEIFDTINTELERFMKDFGYNSIADMVGVAHE is encoded by the coding sequence ATGCTGACGACCTCTGTGGGAAAACTCAGGCTCGAAAGACCGGGAATGGTGGCATCCGGCATAATGGATGAGACCGGCCCGTCGATGGTGAGGATGCTGAGATCGGGCGCGGGTGCCGTTGTAACAAAATCCATCGGGATGGAACCGAACAAAGGACACCCTAATCCGACATTCTCTGAAGTGAAGGGCGGGTACATCAATGCAATGGGCCTTCCCAATCCGGGGATAGAACTTTTCGGGAAAGAGATGGAGATTGCGGCGAAAGCCGGGAACATAATAGGTTCGATATACGGATCGTCGCCGGAACAGTTCTCGATATTAGCGGGTAAGATGGAAGATTACGGCGCCGCGGCAGTAGAGCTTAATCTGTCGTGCCCGCATGCGACCGGTTACGGGATGGAGTTGGGGACTGACCCAAAAGTGATCAAGACCATTGTTTCGGCAGTTAAGTCATCGGTATCGATACCCGTCTGGACGAAACTTACTCCCAACACACATATGATCAAAGACCTGGCATTAGCTGTTCAGGGAGCGAACGGCGACGCTATTGTCGCCATTAATACAGTCAAGGCCATGATCATCTCCCCTCAATTGGGAAAACCCATTCTGAGCAATAAGTTCGGCGGGCTTTCCGGTCCCGCCATACGTTCTATAGGCGTCAGGGCTGTATTCGACATCAAAATGGTTGTCGATATCCCGATCGTGGGGGTCGGAGGGATATCGGACTGGAAGGATGCCGCTCAGTATCTTATGGCGGGTGCCTGCGCATTCCAGATCGGAAGCGCTATCGGCATGAAAGGGATAGAGATATTCGATACGATCAACACTGAACTTGAAAGATTCATGAAGGATTTCGGTTACAACAGCATCGCAGATATGGTAGGTGTTGCCCATGAGTGA
- a CDS encoding dihydroorotate dehydrogenase electron transfer subunit has translation MSDTVKIMSIITDSHDTKTFEFQWDDKVSPGQFIMVWKPGMEEIPMSLSKTSRIKSITVKNIGKDTQKLCELGLGDPIRIRGPYGKGFDMKKSKNMLIIGGGVGTAAVIPVVKETGADTIIGARSAKDIIMDEVAGKYAKNLWLATDDGTKGFRGNVVQLMKEKVRENKYDMVIACGPEIMQYHLYKACVELNIDCQLSLERYMKCGAGVCGCCMMDDMRVCKDGPVFTKEQISKMSDFGVSKRDECGRLVKLG, from the coding sequence ATGAGTGATACAGTAAAGATCATGAGTATTATCACCGACTCCCACGATACAAAGACGTTCGAATTCCAGTGGGATGATAAAGTGAGCCCGGGACAGTTCATTATGGTTTGGAAGCCCGGAATGGAAGAGATACCCATGTCCCTTTCCAAAACGAGCCGTATAAAAAGCATCACGGTAAAGAATATCGGAAAAGATACTCAAAAATTGTGTGAATTGGGTCTCGGAGACCCTATCCGGATCAGAGGCCCTTACGGTAAAGGCTTCGATATGAAGAAAAGCAAGAATATGCTGATAATAGGCGGAGGAGTGGGGACCGCCGCAGTCATACCCGTTGTGAAAGAGACCGGTGCAGATACGATAATCGGTGCCAGATCCGCCAAGGATATCATCATGGATGAGGTCGCGGGGAAATACGCTAAGAATCTGTGGCTTGCTACAGATGACGGTACCAAAGGGTTCCGCGGGAATGTCGTACAACTGATGAAAGAAAAGGTTCGGGAGAACAAGTACGATATGGTCATTGCCTGCGGCCCCGAGATAATGCAATATCATCTCTACAAAGCGTGCGTTGAATTGAACATCGACTGCCAACTGTCATTGGAGAGATACATGAAGTGCGGTGCCGGCGTCTGCGGATGCTGCATGATGGATGATATGCGTGTATGCAAGGACGGTCCGGTCTTCACAAAGGAACAGATCTCAAAGATGAGCGACTTCGGTGTATCGAAGAGAGATGAATGCGGACGTCTTGTGAAGCTCGGGTGA
- a CDS encoding tetratricopeptide repeat protein has protein sequence MTHGKLAVNVPRNIFKGDGATIDKEKAAAFREILKQRYPWLTDNSLDVLMEKARKTVVEIRNEETNGLSVSRELESQGRPEEAIKHLRRRLEMDADDPDLWYALGELLCKTGKTEEGYRAFARGRELF, from the coding sequence GTGACCCACGGCAAACTTGCTGTCAACGTTCCGAGAAATATCTTCAAAGGAGACGGTGCAACGATCGATAAGGAAAAGGCTGCCGCTTTCAGAGAGATTCTGAAGCAGAGATATCCCTGGCTCACCGACAATTCTCTCGATGTCTTGATGGAAAAGGCCAGAAAGACCGTGGTCGAGATACGCAATGAGGAAACGAACGGCCTTTCCGTGAGCAGAGAATTGGAATCACAGGGCAGACCCGAAGAAGCGATCAAACACCTGAGAAGGCGCTTGGAGATGGATGCCGACGATCCTGATCTATGGTACGCACTCGGAGAGCTTCTCTGTAAAACAGGCAAAACGGAAGAGGGCTACAGAGCGTTTGCGAGGGGAAGAGAATTATTCTGA